A genomic region of Miscanthus floridulus cultivar M001 chromosome 3, ASM1932011v1, whole genome shotgun sequence contains the following coding sequences:
- the LOC136545104 gene encoding amino acid permease 6-like: MVSERQQQQAAAAGKVAAFNLAEAGFGDQAELLDDDGRERRTGTLVTASAHIITAVIGSGVLSLAWAIAQLGWVIGPVVLLAFSSITWFCSSLLADCYRAPDPVHGKRNYTYGQAVRAYLGVSKYWLCSLAQYINLVGVTIGYTITTAISMGAIKRSNCFHSKGHGADCEASNTTNMIIFAGIQILLSQLPNFHKLWWLSIVAAVMSLAYSSIGLGLSIAKIAGGVHVKTSLTGAVVGVDVTASEKIWKTFQSLGDIAFAYSYSNVLIEIQDTLRSSPPENVVMKKASFIGVSTTTMFYMLCGVLGYAAFGNDAPGNFLTGFGFYDPFWLIDVGNVCIAVHLIGAYQVFCQPIYQFVEAWARSRWPDAAFLNAEHTVAGGRFSVSPFRLVWRTAYVVVTALVAMVFPFFNDFLGLIGAVSFWPLTVYFPIQMYMAQAKTRRFSPAWTWMNVLSYACLFVSLLAAAGSVQGLVKDLKGYKPFKVS, translated from the exons ATGGTGTCggagaggcagcagcagcaggcggcggcggcggggaaggTGGCTGCCTTCAACCTCGCGGAGGCCGGCTTCGGCGACCAGGCGGAGCTGCTGGACGACGACGGGCGCGAGAGGCGCACGG GGACGCTGGTGACGGCGAGCGCGCACATCATCACGGCGGTGATCGGGTCGGGGGTGCTGTCGCTGGCGTGGGCGATCGCGCAGCTGGGGTGGGTGATCGGCCCCGTGGTGCTGCTGGCCTTCTCCTCCATCACCTGGTTCTGCTCCAGCCTCCTCGCCGACTGCTACCGCGCGCCCGACCCCGTCCACGGCAAGCGGAACTACACCTACGGCCAGGCAGTCAGGGCATACCTGG GGGTGTCCAAGTACTGGTTGTGCTCGCTGGCGCAGTACATCAACCTGGTGGGAGTCACCATAGGCTACACGATCACCACTGCCATCAGCATGGG GGCGATCAAGCGTTCCAACTGCTTCCACAGCAAGGGGCACGGCGCCGACTGCGAGGCGTCCAACACCACCAACATGATCATCTTCGCGGGCATCCAGATCCTGCTGTCGCAGCTCCCCAACTTCCACAAGCTCTGGTGGCTCTCCATCGTCGCCGCCGTCATGTCCCTCGCCTACTCCTCCATCGGACTCGGCCTCTCCATCGCAAAGATCGCAG GTGGGGTGCACGTCAAGACGTCGCTGACGGGTGCCGTCGTGGGGGTTGACGTCACCGCGAGCGAGAAGATATGGAAGACGTTTCAGTCCCTGGGGGACATCGCCTTCGCCTACTCCTACTCCAACGTCCTCATAGAAATCCAG GACACGCTGCGGTCGAGCCCGCCGGAGAACGTGGTGATGAAGAAGGCGTCCTTCATCGGCGTGTCCACGACCACCATGTTCTACATGCTGTGCGGCGTCCTCGGCTACGCGGCGTTCGGCAACGACGCGCCGGGGAACTTCCTCACGGGGTTCGGCTTCTACGACCCGTTCTGGCTCATCGACGTCGGCAACGTCTGCATCGCCGTGCACCTCATCGGCGCCTACCAGGTCTTCTGCCAGCCCATCTACCAGTTCGTCGAGGCATGGGCGCGGTCCCGCTGGcccgacgccgccttcctcaACGCCGAGCACACCGTCGCCGGCGGCCGGTTCTCGGTCAGCCCGTTCCGCCTCGTGTGGCGCACCGCCTACGTCGTGGTCACCGCGCTCGTCGCCATGGTGTTCCCCTTCTTCAACGACTTCCTCGGGCTCATCGGCGCCGTCTCCTTCTGGCCGCTCACCGTCTACTTCCCCATCCAGATGTACATGGCGCAGGCCAAGACGCGCCGATTCTCGCCGGCGTGGACGTGGATGAACGTGCTCAGCTACGCCTGCCTCTTCGTCTCGCTGCTCGCCGCCGCTGGCTCCGTCCAGGGGCTCGTCAAGGACCTCAAGGGCTACAAGCCCTTCAAGGTCTCCTAA